Proteins encoded within one genomic window of Misgurnus anguillicaudatus chromosome 18, ASM2758022v2, whole genome shotgun sequence:
- the LOC129429388 gene encoding trace amine-associated receptor 4-like: MSFNETENILLCYPLHPDSCHGVHRLTGVKLAMYACISLIILMTVFGNLLIIISISHFKQLQSPTHLLVQSLAVCDCLQGSLVMPSCMVRSVEGCWFLGDVICKVHASLDMTFCNSSILHLSLISIDRYLAICDPLRYKMRITNNTVTVLITLTWIFSFVYSFSVFFSGVSAVGLEALILQMSCFGGCVVFLNKEWGITSVILTFIVSGTIMSSLYIIIFNVVRKHAKVLSEKVSVTTTGVNSQSSAHRERKAAKTLALVMGVFFICWLPLAIATAIDPFLNFVVPADVYEALVWFAYFNSACDPLIYGFFYPCFQKAFKTLIFTYICGINHSDTLTFE, from the coding sequence ATGTCTTTCAATGAGACTGAGAATATTCTCCTGTGTTATCCTTTACATCCAGACTCTTGTCATGGGGTTCATCGTCTCACTGGAGTTAAATTGGCAATGTATGCTTGTATTTCACTCATAATCCTCATGACAGTTTTTGGGAATCTGCTGATCATCATCTCCATCTCTCACTTCAAACAGCTTCAGTCTCCAACTCATCTGCTCGTTCAGTCATTGGCTGTGTGTGACTGTCTGCAGGGTTCTCTGGTGATGCCCTCCTGTATGGTGCGATCTGTCGAGGGCTGCTGGTTTTTGGGAGATGTTATTTGTAAAGTGCATGCTAGTTTGGACATGACCTTCTGTAATTCCTCTATACTGCATCTTAGTTTAATATCTATTGATAGATACTTGGCCATATGTGACCCTCTGAGGTACAAAATGAGGATCACAAACAACACTGTGACTGTATTAATCACCCTTACATGGATCTTTTCATTTGTGTACagcttttctgtttttttttcaggggtGAGTGCTGTTGGTCTTGAAGCTTTAATATTACAGATGTCTTGTTTTGGTGgctgtgttgtgtttttaaacaaagaaTGGGGAATAACTAGTGTAATCTTGACATTTATTGTTTCAGGAACTATAATGAGCTCTCTGTATATCATCATATTTAATGTTGTGAGAAAACACGCAAAGGTTTTGTCAGAGAAAGTGTCTGTGACTACCACAGGTGTAAACAGTCAAAGCTCTgcacacagagaaagaaaagcaGCTAAAACTCTAGCTCTTGTTATGGGCGTTTTCTTTATCTGCTGGCTGCCTTTAGCTATTGCCACTGCTATCGACCCTTTCCTTAATTTTGTGGTCCCAGCTGATGTTTATGAGGCTTTAGTTTGGTTTGCATATTTTAACTCAGCTTGTGATCCTTTGATCTATGGATTTTTCTATCCTTGCTTTCAAAAGGCCTTTAAGACTCTCATATTCACTTATATCTGTGGAATCAATCATTCAGATACTCTGACATTTGAATGA